The DNA region AATTGATTTAATCCTTGTTTTTTCCCATGTGGAATGCCTGATTCTCCTGCACAGGGAGGATGtaacacacagaaaatacacaccATCCTTACCTCCTCCCACCCTCTCCCATGCAGGCACCCCAACCAATCAGTGGGAGTCATTGGTGCAGTGATAAAGACATGATCCTCACTGGCTTTCCACCAACAAACACTGCTAATTATAGTTGTTGCAAAGCACTTCCAGGCCAGAAGCATCACTGCTGAGAGCTGAAAACCAGGTCTCTGCAGTAATGAGCCAAGGTTTTGACCCAAGTTACCCCCAAACCACTCAGTAAGGCTACCGGCTTCTTTTGAACGGCCAGTGGCTATAAATTCAGCTCTTTCAGTACAGTAACTGGTCAGCAAGTGAAGAAATATTTGAAAAGTTACACCGAGTAAATACATAAACCAACATGTGATGTAAAAGGAGCAGTGAATCTGAATGTTTTACTTGTTGTGGGTAGAGGTCTACTGTCTCTGTCATTAGCCAGAGGTGGTGGAAGATCCTGTAAGATACAGAGCAGATCACGATATATATACAGAACAGAAGACACACCAGTTAGTACGACTCTGGGATGTTCTTTggcatctttttctttctgattcAGAGTAACATCTAAAAATGTTCCCATTATTCTTTTAGAATTAGTTTTTTCTACAATGACATAAAGGTCAATAACCCACCTCCACCCGGTTGTGTCCCATCTGTTCCTCCCACTGTGGATCCACTGTGTCCAGTCCCTGGTCCGGTTCCTCCAAAAAATGTGGAATTaatgttaagttactctttaatgcAAAGTCTTTCTGCTTGTTTACCTGTTGACttgataaatacagtaaaaggtACAAGTTGCACAgaactaattccatcagtatcTCGCTCAGAACAATGCAGCTTACAATGACAACTGTGGCAGATTTACCTCCCAAATGTTTTAGCCGTCCTTGAAACAATAGAACACACAGAAGTAAGCGATCGGCCAATTGTCTCTTTTGCCTTCAATGAGAAGTATATTTATCGCTGCATATCTCAGCACATTGTCCACTTACTGCACGTTGGGCCTTTAGTCCAGTTTCCAGCTATGCAAAAGATGGATTTGTTGCCGTCTGCTTCCTCTACAGTATATCCATCTTCACATTCATACTGCACTTCTGAATCTACAGCAAACACCTCCTGGTATTCCTGATGAATGATGACTGCATGGGGGATTTTAGGCGGCTCACCACATGCCTGGATACTTCCTGTAAAAACAAGCCCATTTGTCATCAGTAGGTAAAGGTTCTCAGATGAGTGGCTACTTGGTTGGCTCGGTTGGTGTAGCTGGTGAGAATTCACACCTAAGAATTACAACACTGATATTATTCTGGTCACTGTTAGTTTTACAGCTTACTGGTACAGAACATCTGACAGACTTACTCTCACAGACTGGCACAGAGGACCATGTTCCAGTTATACATCTGGCTGTGACATCCCGGTCTTTGGGTTCATATCCTTGGTCACATGTTATCCTAATTGCGTGTCCGTTCTCATACCaaccattttggttttctgtgtattttgcaTTGGGTATCTCTGGCGGAATACAGGCTTCTTCGTCTgagggaaaaacacatttttagcacGGTGACagtctttaaactgtttttattgtcatttttatttattcattttttaaaaacctttatttGACCAGGTAAGTCCCATTGAGATTACAAAATCTCTTTCCAAGCGAGCCCAGGCCAAGGCAGCAGCAATACAGTGTTCCAAACAACATACAGacaaactttaaaacacataaaacaaaacacacaggagaACAGGAAACACACTCTGAGACATACTCTGGGAAGTCCCATCCTCAAATAAAGGCTAACCAACTGAACGTATAATATTTGAGATTTAGGCGCATTTCTCCTTTTTAGTAGAGGCTAACCGTCTCCCCACACCTCCCATCCCTGCACCAAGCTAATGCCTTTTTTTATATCAACCATGTAACTCCtggtaaaacagcaaaaaagttCCCTCAAAACTGAAGTAACGCAGCGTTCCTGGGATTAGAAACTGTCGTGTAATTACTGAATTCTAATCCCTTGCACTACTTGTAAACAAAAAACGTAATCACATTATTGTAACGTGTTAACAAGTAATGtgttactgcccaacactgatCGTTAATACTACAATTAAAGACATGGCCATTAGGTTGAAGTTAATTAAAGTTCTGGATGTTTATGAAACCATCCATGTTAGGTATTGAAGCAATTTGTGCTCTATCAGTTTCAGTTATAGCAAAACAGGTATGCTGGGATTATTTGGATTCTTATTACAGACAGAGGATTTAACAGTTTCATTCTTagatataagtataaatatTTTTAGGATCAACACTGAACAGTATCACTCAGAAATgtaataacatttaatttgatttttttactCTACAGTGTCATACAGTGACCGATGGATGGCTTCATCCTTTTGcagtatttaaacatttaataatttaattcaattaataataCAGGTTTCCAAggggtataaaaaaaaaacataaaacatgaaagGTGACATACAGTTTAAGCTGAAAAACACGTCTGCAGGCTATCAGCGTCTCATTCAAACAGATGTTACAGAACACTTACCTATACATTGTGGTTCATGAGACCATTTGCCATTTAAACATGTGCTTGTTGCCCACCATCCCTCCACTGCTGGTTTACGCCCGTTATCGCAGGCATAGGTGAGCTCGCTTTTATGAGAATAAGTCTCTTGTTCAGGGACAAGATAACCACCTTTCAGCCTGGGAGCACCACAATGCAGTGCTGCACTTTGAGCTGAAACAGTGATAAGGAAGAGAGCACTATACtgaaatgcttttaaaaaaaaataaactaattaaaatgATTGGTGACAGAATTTAATGTTCTTACCACGTAGCACTCCTGGAAACCAAACCAGAAGAATAAATCCAAGAGGTCTCACGCACATGTTGTCAGGGAttaaaagcagagcagagcgAGGAGCCCAGTTCAGATCAGAACCAGTTAATGATTGCTGAGGGCATTTCCCCCTAAAGTCAAGAAATGGGGAGTACACACTGCAACTGCGACACCATGCTGTTGTGCTGAAGCCAACAAAAATGCAGCAAGCATATACatcagaaacacatacacacaggggGAGCAAGACGGTCGTTTTATGTCTCATAATatgacttattttaaaatgatgagaAAGCTTCTCATAATTATGTGATAGTAGGTCAGTCATGACATATGAAGTGATACTTATAATAGTACCTCATAATTTTGAGTTTCTCTTAATTTTAAGAAAGTAGTAATAGTAGTCATAATGAtttagtattttatattatctCCACATTCTGATATTATCTTACAAACCATATAAACTAGGTAGCATAGTTAACACATATAAACACCTTAATCTGGTTACCACGTCAGCATTGTGGCAGTTGTTGCTTTCCTGATCAAAGAAGAAACATGCACATTTGGTGCGTTAAGGCTTTAGTTTCAACTctaattttgtatattttatgtttgtaaGATTCCAGGAAATGTTGCACCATTCGGCAGTGTTTCTTCCATGTTTGTTAACACAAAATAGTGCAGACAACATTTGTTTAGAGTccacatttcaaaatgatttcTGGGACTGCTGTGATCAGAGGTCAGCATTATGAAATACCAAACACAGTCAGGCCAAAGGTCAGCCTGAAGTAACAGAAGTGAAATTctgtaaaacaatatatttgattataaaacaaaaatgaggaACCATCCTCCATATTATGTACTCAAATGACTGAGATTGATATTGATGATTAAAATGTGATCATATAATTTGTCTTTGAGACTTTATGTCAGTCTCTGATTGCCATCTGCTGGATCCTCACGCGCTCTGCATCACTTCCTAATCACAAGTTCCTGAACATTTCAGAGCAGCATACTTTATGTAACAACTCTTGAGCCTTTctatattatatactatatatctATTCTCCTCTTTACTGTTCAACAAGCTGCATGATAACGCTTCTTCATGTCATCACCTAAATTTGTGTGCTTCTAGGTACTTCTGTGAGATATGTTCTATGCAATACTTTTTTGCCTGGCAGAAAAGTATGGAGAGAAATAAGTGATAATATTAGTGGCAAATGCGTGTTTCAtgaccaaataaaaacaagatttacaAATGTGTATGTCGATTCATGAGTCATTTAAGGTGTTCAAAAATCCATTGTCCAATCCACAAACAAATACCAACCAATTCGAACAAATGTATaacaattttacaaataaatacatttaaacttGAATGAATATcagcattttacatttatattttcaactTTGATTTCATAGATCTAATAACATTTGCTTCCTGCGCatataaatgtcaaaaaaaaaattgtgaaattttatttacagattgttaaatgtgtgtgcacagatCACCTGACGTGTGTGGATTGGGTTACATTTGTGTGTGGAGTTCTGAGACTCTTTTCATAGTCTCTGATCCACAAATGCAAGTTGCATTTAAGTGCTGGTGGAAAACTCGGACATCCAGCTTTTCAGCGCATTAGTGTGGAATTCAAAGTGGAAGAGATGTTTTCCCCAAAAGATAATATAGCTTGTCACCCTTTGATTATACAATATTTAATTACGTATTTTTACATGGAATATGCCGGTGTGTCTTTAATTTTGGTAACTTCAAATTCACTGACTGTACTGTTCCTTTCACGTCAAGCATGTAGAGGTTGTGTTCCTTTCCTCACCCTTGTAGTACAGTGGccaacaagggcaaacgcactgcaacttaagaaaacacatgtaaatggacaaaacacaagcaaattaagaaaacaccATCAGTTTGACACCACATGcgctgcacatacacacaacacaaccaaatagaGGAAcgcagtgtgtgta from Siniperca chuatsi isolate FFG_IHB_CAS linkage group LG13, ASM2008510v1, whole genome shotgun sequence includes:
- the LOC122887119 gene encoding complement factor H-like isoform X2 → MCVRPLGFILLVWFPGVLRAQSAALHCGAPRLKGGYLVPEQETYSHKSELTYACDNGRKPAVEGWWATSTCLNGKWSHEPQCIDEEACIPPEIPNAKYTENQNGWYENGHAIRITCDQGYEPKDRDVTARCITGTWSSVPVCERSIQACGEPPKIPHAVIIHQEYQEVFAVDSEVQYECEDGYTVEEADGNKSIFCIAGNWTKGPTCRTGPGTGHSGSTVGGTDGTQPGGGSSTTSGFNDRDSRPLPTTIDHCGAHPNVPNGIVVQVERKFLKYQCNAFYTQVGSDTVTCSSNGKWSQLPICKEAFCVLDLAVYKSSGFKLSGVEYVKEGETKQLQCIWVDWWRIFRCTNGRLTYTQCCHANDIYYGRCR
- the LOC122887119 gene encoding complement factor H-like isoform X1 gives rise to the protein MCVRPLGFILLVWFPGVLRAQSAALHCGAPRLKGGYLVPEQETYSHKSELTYACDNGRKPAVEGWWATSTCLNGKWSHEPQCIDEEACIPPEIPNAKYTENQNGWYENGHAIRITCDQGYEPKDRDVTARCITGTWSSVPVCERSIQACGEPPKIPHAVIIHQEYQEVFAVDSEVQYECEDGYTVEEADGNKSIFCIAGNWTKGPTCRTGPGTGHSGSTVGGTDGTQPGGGSSTTSGFNDRDSRPLPTTIDHCGAHPNVPNGIVVQVERKFLKYQCNAFYTQVGSDTVTCSSNGKWSQLPICKEAFCVLDLAVYKSSGFKLSGVEYVKEGETKQLQCIWVDWWRIFRCTNGRLTYTQCCHANDIYYGRCR